Proteins from a single region of Streptococcus oralis:
- the pyrR gene encoding bifunctional pyr operon transcriptional regulator/uracil phosphoribosyltransferase PyrR: protein MKTKEVVDELTVKRAITRITYEIIERNKDLNKIILAGIKTRGVFIAHRIKERLEQLENITVPVVELDTKPFRDDVKSGEDTSLISVDVTDREVILVDDVLYTGRTIRAAIDNIVGHGRPARVSLAVLVDRGHRELPIRPDYVGKNIPTSRSEEIIVEMTELDGQDRVLITEEA, encoded by the coding sequence ATGAAGACAAAAGAAGTTGTAGACGAATTGACTGTCAAACGAGCGATTACGCGAATTACTTATGAGATTATCGAGCGCAATAAGGATTTGAATAAAATTATCCTAGCAGGGATAAAAACGCGTGGTGTTTTCATCGCTCATCGTATCAAAGAACGCTTGGAGCAGTTGGAAAATATCACTGTTCCTGTTGTGGAATTGGACACCAAGCCTTTCCGTGACGATGTTAAAAGCGGAGAAGATACTTCTTTGATTTCTGTTGATGTGACAGACCGTGAAGTTATCTTGGTGGATGATGTACTCTATACAGGCCGTACTATCCGTGCTGCTATTGATAATATTGTTGGCCATGGTCGTCCTGCGCGCGTGAGTCTTGCGGTGCTAGTTGACCGTGGACATAGAGAATTGCCTATCCGTCCAGATTACGTTGGGAAAAATATCCCAACCAGTCGTTCTGAAGAAATCATCGTAGAGATGACAGAACTTGATGGCCAAGACAGAGTTCTGATTACTGAAGAAGCTTAG
- the nth gene encoding endonuclease III, with protein MVLSKKRARHVIEEIIALFPDAKPSLDFTNHFELLVAVMLSAQTTDAAVNKATPGLFATFPTPQAMSVATESEIASHISRLGLYRNKAKFLKKCAQQLLDDFDGQVPQTREELESLAGVGRKTANVVMSVGFGIPAFAVDTHVERICKHHDIVKKSATPLEVEKRVMDVLPPEEWLAAHQAMIYFGRAICHPKNPECDHYPQLYDFSNV; from the coding sequence ATGGTTTTATCCAAGAAACGTGCCCGTCATGTCATAGAGGAAATTATTGCCCTTTTTCCAGATGCTAAGCCTAGTCTTGATTTTACCAATCATTTTGAACTCTTGGTTGCAGTGATGCTGTCAGCCCAGACCACAGATGCAGCGGTAAATAAGGCCACACCAGGTCTCTTTGCTACCTTTCCGACACCACAAGCCATGTCTGTAGCAACAGAGAGTGAAATTGCTTCACACATTTCTCGCTTGGGACTGTATCGAAATAAGGCTAAATTCCTTAAAAAATGTGCCCAACAGTTACTAGACGATTTTGACGGTCAAGTGCCTCAGACACGAGAGGAATTAGAAAGTCTAGCGGGTGTTGGTCGCAAAACAGCAAATGTCGTCATGAGTGTGGGGTTTGGAATTCCTGCTTTTGCAGTGGATACTCATGTGGAGCGTATCTGTAAGCATCACGATATCGTTAAAAAATCAGCTACACCACTTGAAGTAGAAAAACGTGTCATGGACGTCCTACCACCAGAAGAGTGGTTAGCAGCCCACCAGGCCATGATTTACTTTGGACGAGCTATCTGTCATCCCAAAAATCCAGAATGCGATCACTATCCCCAATTATATGATTTTAGTAATGTTTAA
- a CDS encoding YceD family protein — protein sequence MKLNIQEIRKQPEGLHFEQTLDLAADLRKRNQEILDVKDILAVGKVQYEDRLYFLDYQLSYTIVLASSRSMEPVELAESYPVTEVFMEGATNQLDQEVLDDDLVLPIDNGEIDLAESVADNILLNIPIKVLTAEEEAGQGFVSGNDWQIMTEDEYQAQQAVKKEENSPFAGLQGLFDGDE from the coding sequence ATGAAGTTAAATATTCAAGAAATTCGTAAGCAGCCTGAAGGCCTACACTTTGAACAAACTTTAGACCTGGCTGCAGACTTGCGTAAACGGAACCAAGAGATTTTAGATGTCAAAGATATCCTTGCAGTGGGGAAGGTACAGTACGAAGACCGTCTGTATTTCTTAGACTATCAGTTGTCATATACCATTGTCCTTGCTTCCAGCCGCAGTATGGAGCCAGTTGAGTTGGCTGAGTCTTATCCAGTCACAGAAGTTTTCATGGAAGGAGCGACCAACCAACTGGACCAGGAAGTTCTAGATGATGATTTGGTCTTGCCTATCGACAATGGAGAAATCGACCTTGCTGAGAGCGTAGCAGATAATATTCTGCTCAATATCCCTATCAAGGTCTTGACGGCAGAAGAAGAGGCGGGCCAAGGTTTTGTGTCAGGAAATGACTGGCAAATCATGACTGAAGACGAATATCAAGCTCAACAAGCAGTCAAGAAAGAAGAAAACAGTCCATTTGCTGGCTTGCAAGGACTGTTTGATGGAGACGAGTAG
- a CDS encoding helicase BlpT yields the protein MEDKALITETYQLLSELNKSYQSCKQGTADDLRLQELLNTTLKELKKAEKLDNSILIDLEKFYQRTSLLIGLGSLKLNDQARAAWRNYDKFHYEHVKHVLTLYGPVFGF from the coding sequence ATGGAAGACAAAGCACTCATCACTGAAACTTACCAACTCCTTTCCGAGTTAAATAAAAGCTACCAAAGTTGCAAACAAGGAACAGCCGATGATCTTCGACTACAAGAGCTGCTGAACACTACTCTTAAGGAACTAAAAAAAGCAGAAAAGCTGGACAACAGTATCTTAATCGACCTTGAGAAATTTTACCAACGTACCAGTCTTCTTATTGGACTGGGTAGCCTAAAACTGAATGATCAAGCACGCGCCGCTTGGCGCAACTATGACAAGTTCCACTACGAACATGTCAAACACGTACTGACTCTCTATGGACCTGTTTTTGGATTTTAG
- a CDS encoding ATP-binding cassette domain-containing protein, whose translation MHYRHSRKGNNMIKINHLTITQNKDLRDLVFDLTMTIQDGEKVAIIGEEGNGKSTLLRALMGEALPDFTIKGDIQSDLQSLAYIPQKLAEDLKKRSLHDYFFLDSADLDYSILYRLAEELHFDSDRFASDQEIGSLSGGEALKIQLIHELAKPFEILFLDEPSNDLDLETVDWLKGQIRKIRQTVIFISHDEDFLSQTADTIVHLRLVKHRKEAETLVEHLDYNRYSDQRKANFARQSQQAANDQRAYNKTMEKHRRVKQNVENALRNTKNDVVGRLLAKKMKNVLSQEKRFEKEAQSMTQKPLDEEQIQLFFSDIQPLPASKVLIQLEKENLSIGERVLAQGLQLTVRGQDKIGIIGPNGVGKSTLLAKLQQLLSVKREISLGFMPQDYHKKLQLNLSPVAYLSQTGQKEELQKIQSHLASLNFSYPEMHHQIRSLSGGQQGKLLLLDLVLRKPNFLLLDEPTRNFSPTSQPEIRKLFGSYPGGLITVSHDRRFLKEVCTSIYRLTENGLEVVDLQDL comes from the coding sequence ATGCACTATCGACATTCTAGAAAGGGCAACAATATGATAAAAATCAATCATCTAACTATCACGCAAAACAAAGATCTACGAGATCTTGTATTTGACCTAACCATGACTATCCAAGACGGAGAAAAGGTTGCTATTATTGGTGAAGAAGGAAATGGCAAATCAACCTTGCTACGAGCTTTAATGGGGGAAGCTTTGCCTGATTTCACTATCAAGGGAGACATCCAGTCTGACCTTCAGTCACTGGCCTACATTCCTCAAAAGTTAGCTGAGGACCTGAAAAAAAGATCTCTACACGACTACTTCTTTTTAGATTCAGCTGATTTAGACTACAGCATTCTTTATCGTTTGGCGGAGGAGTTGCACTTTGATAGCGACCGTTTTGCTAGCGACCAAGAAATTGGCAGTCTATCAGGGGGCGAAGCTTTGAAAATTCAGCTCATTCACGAGTTAGCCAAACCTTTTGAGATTCTATTTTTAGATGAACCTTCAAACGACCTAGACCTTGAGACGGTTGATTGGCTAAAAGGTCAAATTCGAAAGATTAGGCAAACCGTTATTTTCATTTCCCATGATGAAGACTTTCTTTCTCAAACGGCAGATACTATTGTCCACTTGCGACTGGTCAAGCATCGGAAAGAAGCAGAAACGCTAGTCGAGCATTTAGACTATAATCGCTATAGTGACCAGAGAAAGGCTAATTTTGCCAGACAAAGCCAGCAAGCTGCTAACGACCAGAGAGCCTATAATAAAACCATGGAAAAACATCGTCGCGTTAAGCAGAATGTAGAAAATGCTTTGCGAAATACTAAAAATGATGTTGTTGGGCGCCTATTGGCTAAAAAGATGAAAAATGTACTCTCTCAAGAAAAACGCTTTGAAAAGGAAGCCCAGTCCATGACCCAAAAGCCACTTGACGAGGAACAAATCCAACTTTTCTTTTCAGATATCCAACCATTACCGGCTTCTAAAGTCTTAATCCAACTGGAAAAGGAAAATTTGTCCATTGGAGAGCGCGTTTTAGCTCAGGGGTTACAACTAACGGTCCGTGGCCAAGATAAAATCGGTATCATTGGGCCAAATGGTGTTGGGAAATCAACTCTGTTAGCCAAGTTGCAACAACTGCTCAGCGTCAAAAGAGAAATTTCGCTTGGTTTTATGCCACAAGATTACCACAAAAAACTGCAATTGAATTTATCTCCAGTAGCCTATCTCAGCCAGACAGGGCAAAAAGAGGAACTACAGAAAATCCAATCCCACCTAGCCAGTCTCAATTTCAGTTACCCAGAGATGCACCACCAAATCCGCTCCCTATCTGGCGGGCAACAAGGTAAACTCCTACTTTTGGATTTAGTGTTGCGCAAACCAAACTTCCTCCTTCTGGATGAGCCTACACGTAATTTTTCTCCCACTTCTCAACCTGAAATCAGAAAACTATTTGGCTCCTATCCCGGCGGTCTGATCACTGTTTCACATGACAGACGCTTCTTAAAAGAGGTCTGTACGAGTATCTATCGTTTGACAGAAAATGGTTTGGAAGTCGTCGATTTACAAGACTTATAA
- a CDS encoding CPBP family intramembrane glutamic endopeptidase, whose product MMYKRWMTSFLILIFMPIHLSIAEKIMRINSLTLSILFTLVELAIFLYVGKKYDLFHIRKICLKDILKCFLSYALLFLFYILVNFLGPTQSDTTQAVHSLSLLWSVLFVDLCVLAPVTEEIFMRGMLQGIVFKNTYFGLFATSLLFAYLHGPYTIPSFITYLGMGFAFGIRYKTSDNLWNSILLHVLNNLVAFCFLYMR is encoded by the coding sequence ATGATGTATAAGCGCTGGATGACGTCTTTCTTGATTTTGATTTTTATGCCAATTCATTTGAGTATAGCAGAGAAAATCATGCGAATAAATTCATTAACGCTATCTATCCTTTTTACACTTGTTGAACTTGCAATATTTTTATATGTAGGAAAAAAGTATGACTTGTTTCACATTCGAAAAATCTGTCTAAAAGATATTTTAAAATGTTTTCTTTCATACGCCTTGCTTTTCCTATTTTATATTTTGGTCAATTTTTTAGGCCCTACCCAATCAGACACAACTCAAGCTGTGCACAGTTTATCACTTTTATGGTCTGTACTTTTTGTGGATCTCTGTGTTTTGGCACCTGTCACGGAAGAAATCTTTATGAGAGGTATGTTACAGGGGATAGTATTTAAGAATACATATTTTGGCTTGTTTGCCACATCGCTTCTCTTTGCTTATCTGCATGGTCCCTATACCATTCCTAGCTTTATCACCTATTTAGGTATGGGATTTGCATTTGGGATAAGGTATAAGACTTCTGACAACCTATGGAATTCCATTCTTTTGCATGTCCTCAATAATCTGGTTGCATTTTGCTTTTTGTATATGAGATAA
- the htpX gene encoding zinc metalloprotease HtpX, protein MLFDQIASNKRKTWILLLVFFLLLALVGYAVGYLFMRSGLGGMIIALIIGLIYALTMIFQSTEIVMSMNGAREVDEQTAPDLYHVVEDMTMVAQIPMPRVFIIEDSSLNAFATGSNPQNAAVAATSGLLAIMNREELEAVMGHEVSHIRNYDIRISTIAVALASAITLLSSMAGRMMWWGGPGRRRSDNDRDGNGLEIIMLIISLLAIVLAPLAATLVQLAISRQREFLADASSVELTRNPQGMINALLKLDNSEPMHQHVDDASSALYINDPKKGGGLQKLFYTHPPISERIERLKQM, encoded by the coding sequence ATGTTGTTTGATCAAATTGCGAGCAATAAACGAAAAACCTGGATTTTGTTGCTGGTTTTCTTCCTACTCTTGGCCTTGGTTGGTTATGCGGTTGGCTATCTCTTTATGCGCTCAGGTCTTGGTGGCATGATTATTGCCTTGATTATCGGCCTTATCTACGCTCTGACCATGATCTTTCAATCGACAGAGATTGTCATGTCTATGAATGGGGCGCGTGAGGTTGATGAGCAAACAGCACCAGACCTCTACCATGTAGTAGAAGATATGACCATGGTCGCTCAGATTCCCATGCCGCGTGTTTTCATCATTGAGGATTCATCTTTAAATGCCTTTGCAACAGGTTCAAACCCGCAGAATGCAGCTGTCGCAGCAACTTCGGGTCTCCTGGCTATCATGAATCGTGAGGAGCTAGAAGCTGTTATGGGGCATGAGGTCAGTCATATCCGAAACTACGATATCCGCATTTCGACTATTGCGGTCGCCCTTGCCAGTGCCATCACCCTTCTGTCTAGTATGGCAGGACGGATGATGTGGTGGGGTGGCCCTGGTCGAAGACGGAGCGATAATGATCGTGATGGAAATGGTTTGGAGATTATCATGCTTATCATCTCTCTCTTAGCCATTGTTCTAGCACCTCTCGCAGCAACCTTGGTGCAATTAGCTATTTCCCGTCAGAGGGAATTCCTGGCGGATGCATCCAGTGTGGAGCTGACCCGCAATCCTCAAGGGATGATCAATGCACTGCTTAAATTGGACAATAGCGAGCCGATGCATCAACATGTTGACGATGCCAGCAGCGCACTTTATATCAATGATCCCAAGAAAGGTGGCGGACTTCAAAAACTCTTTTATACCCACCCACCTATCTCAGAACGAATCGAACGCTTGAAACAAATGTAA
- a CDS encoding LemA family protein, translating into MTWIILGVLALIVIFVIVSYNGLVKNRMQTKEAWSQIDVQLKRRNDLLPNLIETVKGYAKYEGSTLEKVTELRRQVAAATSPAEAMKASDALTRQISGIFAVAENYPDLKASANFIKLQEELTNTENKISYSRQLYNSVVSNYNVKLESFPSNIIAGLFGFKAADFLQTPEEEKAVPKVDFSGLGD; encoded by the coding sequence ATGACTTGGATTATTCTTGGAGTTTTGGCTCTGATTGTTATTTTTGTGATTGTTAGCTATAACGGTTTGGTTAAAAATCGTATGCAGACCAAGGAGGCTTGGAGCCAGATCGATGTTCAGTTGAAGCGTCGTAATGATCTCCTCCCAAACTTGATTGAAACAGTCAAAGGCTATGCGAAATATGAAGGTTCTACCTTGGAAAAAGTAACAGAACTTCGTAGACAAGTAGCCGCAGCCACTTCACCGGCAGAAGCTATGAAGGCCAGTGATGCCCTTACCCGCCAGATTTCTGGTATCTTTGCAGTAGCAGAGAATTACCCAGACTTGAAAGCTAGTGCTAACTTTATCAAATTGCAAGAAGAGTTGACCAATACAGAAAATAAAATTTCTTATTCACGCCAACTCTACAACAGTGTTGTCAGCAACTACAATGTAAAACTTGAAAGCTTCCCAAGTAACATCATCGCAGGACTATTTGGCTTTAAAGCTGCAGACTTCCTTCAAACACCTGAAGAGGAAAAGGCAGTTCCTAAAGTTGACTTTAGCGGTTTAGGTGACTAA
- the rsmG gene encoding 16S rRNA (guanine(527)-N(7))-methyltransferase RsmG, with product MKPETFYSLLAEQNLPLSDQQKNQFERYFELLVEWNEKINLTAITDKEEVYLKHFYDSIAPILQGLISNETIKLLDIGAGAGFPSLPMKILYPQLDVTIIDSLNKRINFLQLLAQELDLDGVHFYHGRAEDFAQDKNFRAQFDVVTARAVARMQVLSELTIPYLKVGGKLLALKASNAPEELLEAKNALNLLFSKVEDNLSYALPNGDPRYITVVEKKKETPNKYPRKAGMPNKRPL from the coding sequence ATGAAACCAGAAACATTTTACAGCCTACTAGCTGAGCAAAATCTTCCACTTTCTGACCAGCAAAAGAACCAATTTGAACGCTATTTTGAGCTCTTGGTCGAGTGGAATGAAAAGATTAACCTGACCGCTATTACAGATAAAGAGGAAGTTTACCTTAAGCACTTTTATGATTCGATTGCCCCCATCCTGCAAGGTTTGATTTCAAATGAAACTATCAAACTTCTTGATATCGGGGCTGGGGCAGGATTTCCTAGTCTACCCATGAAAATCCTCTATCCTCAGTTAGATGTGACCATCATTGATTCGCTCAATAAGCGCATCAACTTCCTCCAACTATTGGCTCAAGAACTGGATTTGGACGGAGTTCATTTCTACCATGGACGTGCAGAAGACTTTGCCCAAGACAAGAACTTCCGTGCCCAGTTTGATGTGGTGACGGCTCGTGCGGTTGCCCGTATGCAGGTCTTGTCTGAGCTGACCATTCCCTATCTTAAAGTCGGTGGCAAACTATTGGCACTCAAGGCCAGCAATGCTCCTGAGGAATTGCTAGAAGCCAAGAATGCCCTCAACCTCCTCTTTAGTAAGGTAGAGGATAACCTCAGCTATGCCCTACCAAATGGAGATCCGCGCTACATCACTGTGGTCGAAAAGAAAAAGGAAACACCTAACAAGTATCCAAGAAAGGCTGGCATGCCCAACAAACGCCCACTTTAA
- a CDS encoding uracil-xanthine permease family protein, with protein MKQESTVDLLLDVDQRPSAGKGILLSFQHVFAMFGATILVPLILGMPVSVALFASGIGTLIYMISTGFKVPVYLGSSFAFITAMSLAMKEMGGDVSAAQTGVILTGLVYVLVAASVRFAGTKWIDKLLPPIIIGPMIIVIGLGLAGSAVTNAGLVADGNWKNALVAVVTFLIAAFINTKGKGFLRIIPFLFAIIGGYIFAMMLGLVDFTPVLQANWFEIPGFYLPFSTGGAFKEYNLYFGPETIAILPIAIVTISEHIGDHTVLSQICGRQFLKEPGLHRTLLGDGIATSVSAFLGGPANTTYGENTGVIGMTRIASVSVIRNAAFIAIALSFLGKFTALISTIPNAVLGGMSILLYGVIASNGLKVLIKERVDFSQMRNLIIASAMLVLGLGGAILKLGPVTLSGTALSAMTGIILNLILPHEHKD; from the coding sequence ATGAAACAGGAATCAACTGTTGACTTGTTACTAGACGTTGATCAACGTCCTTCTGCTGGTAAAGGCATTCTTCTAAGCTTTCAGCACGTGTTTGCCATGTTTGGTGCAACCATTCTCGTTCCCTTAATTTTGGGAATGCCCGTATCGGTTGCTCTCTTCGCTTCCGGTATTGGAACACTTATCTACATGATTTCTACTGGCTTTAAGGTTCCAGTTTACCTAGGTTCTTCATTTGCCTTTATCACGGCTATGTCTCTAGCCATGAAAGAAATGGGAGGAGATGTATCTGCTGCTCAAACGGGGGTAATCTTGACTGGTTTGGTCTATGTCCTTGTAGCAGCAAGTGTTCGTTTTGCAGGTACGAAATGGATTGATAAACTCTTGCCACCAATCATTATCGGACCTATGATTATCGTTATCGGTCTTGGTCTTGCTGGTTCTGCTGTAACGAATGCTGGACTTGTAGCAGACGGAAACTGGAAAAACGCTCTTGTAGCTGTCGTGACGTTCTTGATTGCCGCCTTTATCAATACAAAAGGAAAAGGTTTCCTTCGTATCATTCCTTTCCTCTTCGCCATCATCGGTGGGTATATCTTCGCTATGATGCTTGGTTTGGTTGACTTTACCCCAGTCCTTCAAGCCAATTGGTTTGAAATTCCTGGTTTTTACTTGCCATTTAGTACAGGTGGAGCCTTTAAAGAGTACAACTTGTACTTCGGTCCTGAAACAATCGCCATCTTGCCAATCGCTATTGTAACCATTTCAGAACACATCGGAGACCACACGGTCTTGAGCCAAATCTGTGGCCGTCAATTCCTGAAAGAACCAGGACTTCACCGTACGCTTCTTGGTGATGGTATCGCGACATCTGTATCAGCCTTCCTAGGTGGACCAGCTAATACGACCTACGGAGAAAATACAGGGGTTATCGGGATGACTCGTATCGCTTCTGTCTCTGTTATCCGTAACGCAGCCTTTATCGCCATTGCTCTTAGCTTCCTAGGTAAATTCACTGCCTTGATTTCAACCATTCCAAATGCTGTGCTTGGTGGCATGTCCATCCTTCTCTACGGAGTTATCGCCAGCAACGGTCTAAAAGTTTTGATTAAAGAACGCGTTGACTTCAGTCAAATGCGTAACCTCATCATTGCCAGTGCCATGTTGGTACTTGGACTTGGTGGGGCTATCCTCAAACTTGGCCCAGTTACACTTTCAGGTACTGCTCTATCAGCTATGACAGGAATCATCTTGAACTTGATCTTGCCACACGAACATAAAGACTAA
- a CDS encoding DMT family transporter, translated as MSRLLKGTIYTIVAGIAWGLSGTSGQYLMAHGISALVLTNLRLIIAGLALVILSYATSQGKLLSFLKDRKSLLSLLLFALFGLFLNQFAYLSAIQETNAGTATVLQYVCPVGILVYTCIKDKVAPTLAEIISIGLAIGGTFLIATHGKVDQLSVTPLGLFWGLFSALTYALYIILPIALIKKWGSILVIGVGMVISGVVALPFTGVLRASIPTSLDFLFAFAGIIIIGTVFAYTAFLKGASLIGPVKSSLLASIEPISAVFFAFLIMKEQFYAIDFVGMAMILLAVTIISLKDLLLEIKSK; from the coding sequence ATGTCAAGACTTTTAAAGGGAACAATATATACTATTGTTGCAGGGATTGCTTGGGGCTTGTCTGGAACCAGTGGCCAATACCTAATGGCACACGGGATTTCCGCTCTAGTCTTGACCAATTTACGACTTATCATTGCAGGCTTGGCACTAGTAATCTTATCCTATGCGACTTCACAGGGTAAACTCCTATCTTTTTTAAAAGACAGAAAAAGTCTACTATCTCTGTTGCTATTTGCCCTGTTTGGACTTTTCTTAAACCAGTTTGCCTATCTTTCTGCCATTCAGGAAACCAATGCTGGAACGGCGACAGTTCTCCAGTATGTATGCCCCGTTGGGATTTTAGTTTATACTTGTATCAAGGACAAGGTAGCTCCGACTCTAGCTGAGATTATTTCGATTGGATTGGCTATAGGAGGAACTTTTCTGATCGCGACGCATGGGAAAGTCGACCAGTTGTCTGTCACGCCCTTAGGTCTGTTCTGGGGCCTCTTTTCAGCCTTGACCTATGCCCTCTATATTATCCTTCCTATCGCTTTGATTAAGAAGTGGGGCAGTATTTTGGTGATTGGTGTCGGGATGGTTATTTCTGGTGTAGTGGCTCTTCCCTTTACAGGAGTCTTACGGGCTAGCATACCGACTAGCCTAGATTTTCTCTTTGCATTTGCTGGGATTATCATCATCGGAACGGTCTTTGCCTATACAGCTTTCCTAAAGGGAGCTAGTCTGATAGGTCCTGTTAAGTCTAGTTTATTGGCTTCCATAGAGCCAATTTCTGCCGTTTTCTTTGCCTTTCTGATTATGAAGGAACAGTTTTATGCGATTGATTTTGTCGGTATGGCCATGATTTTACTAGCCGTGACCATTATTTCATTGAAAGATTTACTGTTGGAAATAAAGAGTAAGTAA
- a CDS encoding serine hydrolase domain-containing protein, which translates to MKLEKILRKIENQIEAGIYPGASFAYYKDGEWKESYLGLSDPERGLKTESGLVYDLASVSKVVGVGTVLIFLWQQGKLDIDRPVTDFLPECDYPDITIRQLLTHATDLDPFIPNRDKLSAEELRKAMFHLNRRSQPAFLYSDVHFLLLGFLLEKIFNQDLDQIIEEQVLDPWKMGETRFGPVTSAVPTVRGQKAGVVHDPKARVLGKHAGSAGLFSTVADLKLFLEHYLKDSFAEELTQNFSDLDDRERSLAWNLEGDWLDHTGYTGTFIMWNRNKQEAVIFLSNRTYERDERAQWRLDRHQLMDLIRQEDRN; encoded by the coding sequence ATGAAGTTGGAAAAAATTCTAAGAAAAATAGAAAATCAAATCGAGGCAGGGATTTATCCCGGGGCCTCTTTTGCGTATTATAAGGATGGTGAATGGAAAGAGTCTTATCTAGGATTGAGTGATCCAGAACGGGGCTTGAAGACCGAGAGTGGTTTGGTTTATGATCTGGCTAGTGTGAGTAAGGTCGTGGGAGTGGGGACGGTTCTCATCTTCTTGTGGCAGCAGGGCAAATTAGATATTGATCGACCGGTAACGGATTTTTTACCGGAGTGTGATTATCCCGATATCACTATACGACAACTTCTGACCCATGCTACAGACCTGGACCCCTTTATTCCTAATCGGGACAAGTTAAGTGCAGAGGAATTGAGAAAAGCCATGTTTCACCTCAACAGACGAAGTCAGCCGGCCTTCCTATACTCGGACGTTCACTTTTTACTCTTGGGCTTTCTTTTGGAAAAAATCTTTAACCAAGATTTGGATCAGATTATAGAAGAACAAGTTTTGGATCCATGGAAGATGGGAGAAACCCGATTTGGACCAGTTACCAGTGCTGTTCCAACTGTTCGTGGACAGAAAGCAGGAGTCGTTCATGATCCTAAGGCTCGTGTGCTTGGAAAGCACGCTGGAAGTGCAGGTTTATTTTCTACAGTGGCTGATTTGAAACTCTTTTTGGAGCACTATTTAAAAGATTCATTTGCAGAAGAGTTAACACAGAATTTTTCAGACTTAGATGATAGGGAACGCTCTTTGGCCTGGAATTTGGAAGGTGATTGGTTGGATCATACGGGTTATACGGGAACTTTTATCATGTGGAATCGTAATAAACAAGAAGCTGTTATCTTTCTATCCAATCGGACTTATGAGAGGGATGAACGTGCTCAGTGGAGATTAGACCGTCATCAACTCATGGATTTGATTCGTCAGGAGGATAGGAACTAA
- a CDS encoding CppA N-terminal domain-containing protein — MNVNEIVRIIPTLKVNNRKLNERFYIETLGMKPLLEESAFLSLGDQTATERLILEEAPSMRTRRVEGLKKLARLLIKVEKPSEIEALLSQMKFLPRLFKGNRGYAFEIASPEEDVILVHAENDIRDLVPLETVPEFYSNTSIKYLSQFEVSMELRLPEGTESLLDPEGVAPAITFTKGQGPDLAVENNVTWDLTMLKFLVKNFDLTSLRQKFEKTGYFVPKSEKFFLGKDTNNIELWFEEA; from the coding sequence ATGAACGTGAATGAGATTGTTCGGATCATTCCGACTTTGAAAGTTAATAATCGAAAATTAAATGAAAGATTTTACATTGAAACCCTGGGGATGAAACCTTTGCTGGAAGAGTCTGCCTTTCTTTCCCTAGGCGACCAGACAGCTACGGAGAGATTGATTTTAGAAGAGGCTCCAAGCATGCGAACACGCAGGGTTGAAGGACTTAAGAAGCTAGCTAGACTCTTGATAAAGGTTGAAAAACCTTCTGAAATCGAGGCCCTTCTTTCTCAGATGAAGTTTCTTCCTCGCTTATTTAAAGGAAATCGAGGGTATGCTTTTGAGATTGCTTCTCCTGAAGAGGATGTGATCCTTGTTCATGCAGAAAATGATATAAGAGATTTGGTTCCACTGGAAACTGTTCCTGAATTTTATTCAAATACAAGTATAAAATACTTGAGCCAATTTGAGGTTTCGATGGAGTTGCGTTTACCTGAAGGGACCGAGAGTTTACTTGATCCTGAAGGAGTAGCGCCAGCAATCACCTTTACTAAAGGGCAAGGACCAGATTTGGCTGTTGAAAACAATGTCACTTGGGACTTGACGATGTTGAAATTTTTAGTCAAGAATTTTGATCTAACCAGTCTTCGTCAGAAATTTGAAAAGACAGGCTACTTTGTCCCTAAGTCTGAAAAATTCTTCCTTGGTAAAGATACCAATAACATTGAATTGTGGTTTGAAGAAGCATGA